In a single window of the Acidobacteriota bacterium genome:
- the tsaE gene encoding tRNA (adenosine(37)-N6)-threonylcarbamoyltransferase complex ATPase subunit type 1 TsaE, translating to MTAAEEKTNTEKICRTPEETFSFGEELGNALSGGEVIYLHGGLGAGKTLLTKGILSGLGYDVDEVSSPSFTLVNLYETDRFAVYHIDLWRLENGAADVVGLEEILENEDAVVIIEWAEKLGSFSPRRQVLDISISGDGDDPRTVTIRTEKS from the coding sequence ATGACGGCGGCCGAAGAAAAAACGAATACGGAAAAAATATGCCGAACGCCGGAGGAAACGTTTTCATTCGGCGAGGAACTGGGCAATGCGCTGAGCGGCGGCGAGGTCATCTATCTGCATGGCGGACTCGGCGCCGGCAAGACGCTGCTGACGAAGGGAATTCTGAGCGGACTCGGCTACGACGTTGATGAGGTTTCGAGTCCAAGTTTCACGCTGGTAAATCTCTACGAGACTGATCGGTTCGCTGTTTACCACATAGATCTGTGGCGGCTCGAAAACGGCGCCGCAGATGTGGTCGGGCTCGAGGAAATATTAGAGAATGAAGATGCCGTCGTCATCATCGAGTGGGCGGAAAAGCTCGGTTCATTCAGCCCGAGACGTCAGGTTCTTGATATCTCTATCTCCGGCGATGGAGACGATCCGCGCACCGTCACCATACGCACGGAAAAAAGTTAA
- the ppk1 gene encoding polyphosphate kinase 1: MTLSGSRNGKTAATAEIAARPVPADPGPLYFNRELSWLEFNRRVLDEAADKSNPLLERLKFLSIFSTNLDEFFMIRVSGLKEQIAEGVDDLSPDGLTASEQLDQIYKKLRPMRKRQTALLNDEILPQLADEGITIESYASLPVKEKKLLDKYFHNNLFPILTPQSVDSSHPFPYISNLSLNIGLYVEPDRASTQANLRHLFRQRRFTRIKLPPSAPRLIPINEKRGRYALIDEVIAANAKELFPNMKVSDAFLFRVTRDADIELREDEAGDLLRTLERELQRRRDRFPVRLEVEAKMPDKMVRLLTSGIGLANADVEKVEGFVDIPDLMQLYSLRRPRLKDRPIHPVIPAPFQKSESIFDVVRKQDVLLHHPYTSFSTVTDFISEAAEDPDVQAIKICLYRTGKDSPIVASLMDASRRGKQVTALVELKARFDEENNIEWARRLEKEGVHVVYGISTLKTHSKVLLVVRKEKDRLVRYVHVATGNYNPTTAKLYTDLGLLTSEDEIGEDATSLFNFLTGYSQQNNYKRLVVAPLNLRERLIALIRREKKNKLAKKEARIIIKANAITDVEVINELYEASKAGVEIDMIIRGICSLRPGIAGLSENIRVRSIVGRFLEHSRVFYFANGGGANDEVYISSADMMNRSYDRRVEVMAPVLDADIKAYIRDKFLDAYLKDAVNCSLLHSDGSYTKVAARTSRKPNSQIFFVGDDDLS, from the coding sequence ATGACGCTTTCCGGTTCACGAAATGGCAAGACCGCGGCTACGGCTGAAATAGCCGCCAGGCCGGTTCCGGCCGATCCCGGGCCGCTTTACTTCAACCGTGAGCTTAGCTGGTTGGAATTCAACCGCCGCGTTTTGGACGAGGCTGCGGACAAGAGTAATCCGCTGCTTGAACGTCTGAAATTCCTCTCTATCTTTTCAACGAATCTTGACGAATTCTTCATGATACGTGTTTCGGGCTTGAAGGAGCAGATCGCCGAAGGTGTTGACGATCTGTCGCCCGACGGGCTGACGGCGTCGGAGCAGTTGGATCAGATCTACAAAAAGCTGCGGCCGATGCGTAAGCGCCAAACGGCTTTGCTGAACGACGAGATACTACCTCAGCTTGCCGATGAAGGCATAACCATCGAGTCGTATGCTTCGCTGCCTGTAAAGGAAAAGAAGCTCCTCGATAAGTATTTTCACAACAATCTTTTCCCGATACTGACGCCGCAATCGGTCGATTCGAGTCATCCGTTCCCTTACATCTCAAATTTGAGCCTCAATATCGGACTTTACGTTGAGCCCGACCGCGCATCGACTCAGGCAAATCTCCGCCATCTTTTCCGACAGCGTCGCTTTACTCGCATCAAGCTGCCGCCGTCAGCACCCCGTCTGATACCGATCAACGAAAAGCGGGGTCGTTATGCATTGATCGATGAGGTCATAGCCGCAAACGCAAAAGAGCTTTTCCCGAATATGAAGGTCAGCGACGCGTTCCTTTTCCGTGTAACGCGTGATGCTGATATTGAGCTTCGAGAAGACGAGGCAGGCGATCTGTTGCGAACGCTCGAACGCGAACTGCAGCGACGTCGCGACCGTTTTCCTGTAAGGCTTGAGGTCGAGGCGAAGATGCCGGACAAAATGGTGCGGCTATTGACTTCGGGCATAGGATTGGCAAATGCAGACGTGGAAAAGGTCGAAGGGTTTGTGGATATTCCCGACCTGATGCAGCTTTATTCGCTTCGAAGGCCGCGGCTGAAGGACAGGCCGATACATCCCGTCATTCCGGCCCCGTTCCAAAAGAGCGAAAGTATTTTCGACGTCGTTCGAAAACAGGACGTCCTGCTGCATCATCCTTATACGTCGTTCTCAACGGTCACTGATTTTATTTCGGAAGCAGCCGAAGATCCGGATGTCCAAGCCATCAAGATCTGTCTTTACCGTACGGGCAAGGATTCGCCGATCGTCGCCTCGCTGATGGACGCAAGCCGACGAGGAAAACAGGTAACGGCATTGGTCGAATTGAAGGCCCGCTTTGACGAAGAGAACAATATTGAGTGGGCACGCCGTCTCGAAAAGGAGGGCGTCCACGTCGTTTACGGTATCAGCACCCTAAAAACGCATTCGAAAGTACTCCTTGTCGTCCGAAAAGAGAAGGACCGTCTTGTGCGATACGTTCACGTCGCGACGGGCAACTACAATCCGACCACCGCGAAGCTCTATACCGATCTGGGATTGCTTACCTCTGAGGATGAGATCGGCGAAGATGCGACAAGTCTGTTCAATTTCCTCACCGGCTATTCGCAGCAGAACAACTATAAACGTCTAGTTGTGGCGCCTCTGAATCTCCGCGAACGGCTGATCGCACTGATCCGTCGCGAAAAGAAAAACAAGCTTGCAAAGAAGGAAGCCCGCATCATAATCAAAGCGAACGCGATCACCGACGTCGAAGTGATCAACGAATTATATGAAGCGTCAAAGGCAGGCGTCGAGATCGATATGATAATTCGCGGCATCTGTTCGCTGCGGCCGGGCATCGCGGGTCTATCAGAAAATATACGCGTGAGGTCGATCGTTGGCAGGTTTCTGGAACACAGCCGCGTTTTCTATTTTGCGAACGGGGGCGGAGCGAATGATGAGGTTTATATCTCCAGTGCCGACATGATGAACCGCAGCTACGACCGACGAGTGGAAGTGATGGCACCGGTGCTCGACGCCGACATCAAGGCCTATATTCGTGATAAGTTCCTTGATGCGTATCTGAAAGACGCCGTCAACTGCAGCTTGCTGCATTCAGACGGGAGCTACACAAAGGTCGCGGCACGCACTTCGAGAAAACCGAATTCGCAGATATTTTTTGTAGGCGATGATGATCTATCCTGA
- the radA gene encoding DNA repair protein RadA: MAKQPSTIFACQNCGAQSRKWLGQCTECGEWNTLVEETYRPPSKLALPPGIAPFAASPVSYSDVEPQDDSRVSSGIDEFDRVLGGGIVAGSLVLIGGAPGIGKSTIVMQMADKLGRNGTRVLYVTGEESEKQVKMRGERLGVEASNLFLLPETNLNAILAETDKLKPDFLIIDSIQTVYSDQIESSPGSVSQVRDAAAKMMMFAKRTATPVFLTGHVTKEGSIAGPKTLEHIVDTVLYFEGDRHHNHRVIRAAKNRFGAANEIGVFEMTGTGLKPVANPSEMFLQERPENATGSVVTACMEGTRPLLVEVQALVSSTKFGSGRRMAQGFDQNRTSLLIAVLEKKLGLHLSGEDVFINVAGGIEIDEPAADLGVAAAIMSSFRNQPVPADTVVFGEIGLTGEVRGVLQAEARAREAQALGFKKLILPESNKKGLEKLLGLRVIGVRSLDDAVSELF; encoded by the coding sequence ATGGCAAAACAGCCCTCAACTATTTTTGCGTGTCAAAACTGCGGCGCACAGTCACGGAAATGGCTCGGTCAATGTACCGAATGCGGCGAGTGGAATACGCTCGTCGAAGAGACGTACCGGCCGCCGTCCAAACTGGCTTTGCCGCCGGGAATCGCCCCGTTTGCGGCGTCTCCCGTGTCATATTCTGACGTCGAACCGCAGGACGACAGCCGCGTATCATCGGGGATCGACGAATTTGACCGCGTTCTCGGCGGCGGCATCGTCGCAGGCTCGCTCGTGCTGATAGGCGGTGCTCCGGGAATCGGAAAATCCACTATCGTAATGCAAATGGCGGACAAACTTGGCCGCAACGGCACACGAGTTCTTTACGTTACAGGCGAAGAAAGCGAAAAACAGGTGAAAATGCGAGGCGAAAGGCTCGGTGTCGAGGCGTCGAACCTGTTCTTGCTTCCGGAAACAAACCTGAATGCGATCCTTGCCGAGACCGACAAACTTAAGCCGGATTTCCTCATAATTGACTCGATCCAAACGGTTTACAGCGACCAGATCGAATCGTCGCCCGGCAGCGTATCTCAGGTTCGCGATGCCGCGGCAAAGATGATGATGTTCGCCAAACGCACCGCGACGCCGGTCTTTTTGACAGGCCACGTCACGAAAGAAGGCTCGATCGCCGGGCCGAAAACACTCGAGCATATAGTCGATACGGTGCTTTATTTCGAAGGCGACCGCCATCACAATCACCGCGTGATCCGCGCCGCGAAGAACCGCTTTGGCGCAGCGAATGAGATAGGCGTTTTTGAGATGACGGGAACAGGACTGAAACCGGTTGCCAATCCGTCAGAGATGTTCCTGCAGGAGCGGCCGGAAAATGCCACGGGCTCGGTCGTAACTGCCTGTATGGAGGGCACGCGTCCGCTTCTCGTTGAGGTTCAGGCACTCGTAAGCAGTACGAAATTCGGCTCGGGGCGACGCATGGCGCAGGGGTTTGATCAGAACCGCACATCGCTCCTGATCGCGGTTCTTGAGAAAAAGCTCGGATTGCACCTTTCCGGCGAGGATGTTTTCATCAACGTCGCGGGCGGAATTGAGATAGACGAGCCCGCAGCAGACCTTGGAGTGGCGGCGGCGATAATGTCGAGCTTTCGCAATCAGCCTGTTCCCGCTGACACCGTGGTTTTTGGCGAGATCGGGCTGACCGGTGAGGTTCGCGGCGTCCTTCAGGCAGAAGCACGCGCCCGCGAAGCTCAGGCCCTTGGGTTCAAGAAGCTAATTCTTCCCGAATCAAACAAAAAAGGCCTGGAGAAACTCCTCGGCCTGCGCGTAATCGGCGTTCGTAGTCTTGATGACGCCGTCTCCGAGTTATTCTAG
- a CDS encoding class IV adenylate cyclase, which yields MAVEIEKKYRIDKRKLVELTAKLEELGAEFDYENFEENYLHRGGVLDERGAVLRLRKTNRRTTLTYKEKLGFEKDFKHQIEFETDITDVDATESIIQKLGYKLAIVYEKHRKAWRLGQVEVVLDELPFGYYMEIEGEMDEITKAEKLLDAEDLQTEARGYPRLTAKYGKEKNGVFESRFVKKNVTSG from the coding sequence ATGGCGGTCGAAATAGAAAAAAAATATCGTATCGACAAGCGAAAACTTGTCGAGCTGACCGCGAAACTCGAGGAACTCGGAGCAGAGTTCGACTACGAGAATTTTGAGGAAAATTATCTGCACCGCGGCGGCGTACTGGATGAACGCGGTGCAGTTCTACGCCTGAGAAAGACCAACCGCCGCACGACTCTCACTTATAAGGAGAAGCTCGGCTTCGAAAAGGATTTCAAACATCAGATCGAATTCGAGACCGATATTACGGACGTTGATGCTACCGAGAGCATAATTCAAAAGCTGGGCTACAAACTTGCCATCGTTTACGAAAAGCACCGAAAGGCATGGCGTTTGGGACAGGTTGAGGTCGTTCTGGACGAACTTCCTTTCGGCTATTACATGGAGATCGAAGGCGAAATGGACGAGATCACAAAAGCTGAAAAATTGCTCGATGCCGAAGATCTGCAGACCGAAGCCCGCGGTTATCCGCGGTTGACGGCAAAATACGGAAAAGAAAAGAACGGTGTGTTCGAATCGCGTTTCGTAAAGAAGAACGTAACGTCAGGATAG
- a CDS encoding 2-C-methyl-D-erythritol 2,4-cyclodiphosphate synthase produces MIRIGFGTDIHRLEAGRPLIIGGVEIQSDVGAVGHSDADVLLHAITDAVLGSLALGDIGQHFPDSDERWKGADSLTFLRHANKLISENGYLVVNLDCVIDLESPKLRPHIEQMRGNIAAALDIDIDGVSIKAKTGEKVDAVGERRAIRAQAVVLVTGN; encoded by the coding sequence ATGATCAGGATCGGATTCGGAACGGACATTCACAGGCTCGAAGCCGGCCGGCCGCTGATCATCGGCGGCGTCGAGATACAGTCAGATGTTGGGGCGGTGGGGCATTCTGATGCCGATGTGCTGCTTCACGCGATAACTGACGCGGTTCTCGGCTCGCTCGCTCTCGGCGACATCGGGCAGCATTTTCCTGATAGCGACGAAAGATGGAAAGGAGCAGACAGCCTGACCTTTTTGCGGCACGCGAACAAATTGATAAGTGAAAATGGATACTTGGTCGTAAATCTCGACTGCGTCATCGACCTCGAATCGCCAAAGCTTCGCCCGCACATCGAACAGATGCGCGGAAATATCGCGGCGGCTCTCGATATTGATATCGACGGCGTCAGCATCAAAGCAAAGACCGGCGAAAAGGTTGATGCAGTCGGTGAACGGCGAGCGATAAGAGCACAGGCAGTAGTGCTTGTAACAGGGAATTAG
- a CDS encoding PilZ domain-containing protein, with product MSINQRRHIRFSLDIPAVIQFQSGVRQPTRLEQISIGGCFTGWEENIYVGDEFRIEIELPNKNFLPLWCKALYRFEHAGIGVKFLDVTRFEQELISKIIESKLDAEGVPLQIDPFTVPPTFVGDDPTPRITEIRRKRDLILERIMSAD from the coding sequence ATGTCAATAAATCAGCGTCGCCATATCAGGTTCTCGCTCGACATTCCGGCTGTCATTCAGTTTCAGTCGGGTGTTCGCCAGCCGACGCGCCTGGAACAGATCAGCATCGGCGGCTGCTTTACAGGCTGGGAAGAGAATATCTATGTCGGCGACGAGTTCCGCATAGAGATCGAACTGCCAAACAAGAATTTTCTGCCGCTGTGGTGCAAGGCACTTTATCGATTCGAACACGCAGGCATCGGGGTCAAATTCCTCGACGTGACGCGTTTCGAGCAAGAATTGATATCAAAGATCATCGAATCAAAGCTCGACGCAGAAGGCGTTCCGCTACAGATCGATCCTTTCACCGTGCCGCCGACATTCGTCGGAGACGATCCAACGCCCCGTATTACAGAGATCCGCCGCAAACGTGACCTGATACTCGAAAGGATAATGTCGGCTGATTGA
- a CDS encoding adenine phosphoribosyltransferase → MDNLKALIREVPDFPKPGINFYDITTLLLDPDGLRQAIDALHESCEGLGIDTIIGIESRGFIFGVPLAYKMGLGFIPVRKPKKLPAEKVSVSYDLEYGQDTLEMHKDAVGEGHRVLIVDDLLATGGTARAVCDLVESVGGTVAGLRFAVELDFLNGRNKFEGYDIRSLLHYDS, encoded by the coding sequence ATGGACAATTTGAAAGCACTCATCAGGGAAGTTCCCGATTTTCCGAAGCCGGGCATTAATTTCTACGACATTACGACGCTGCTCCTCGACCCGGACGGGCTGCGTCAGGCGATCGACGCCTTGCACGAAAGCTGCGAGGGCCTTGGTATCGACACCATCATCGGTATCGAATCGCGTGGATTTATCTTCGGCGTGCCGCTTGCGTATAAGATGGGTTTGGGTTTCATTCCGGTCCGCAAGCCGAAGAAATTGCCGGCAGAAAAGGTCTCGGTCTCGTACGATCTCGAATACGGCCAGGACACGCTCGAGATGCACAAGGATGCCGTCGGCGAAGGCCATCGTGTGCTGATCGTTGATGATCTGCTGGCGACAGGCGGTACCGCACGTGCGGTTTGCGACCTGGTAGAAAGCGTAGGCGGTACTGTCGCAGGATTGCGTTTTGCGGTCGAACTCGACTTCTTGAACGGACGCAATAAATTCGAAGGCTACGATATCAGATCGCTGCTCCATTACGACAGCTAG
- a CDS encoding NAD(P)H-hydrate dehydratase: MQKVLTAAEMREADRLTTERYGIPSIILMENAAHAVARVITDKLCGSVEGRSILVLCGKGNNGGDGFALSRILWNQGANVTVCMMFPDDEVRGDAAENLRLLRRLHENRSEPFVPTVCFAEVGTHRAFFDRLDPFLGPDVVVDAVFGTGLTRPLEGELAVLAKQYKNLLTDEDRPLFVSIDIPSGLDSDSSEPIGESFAADVTVSFTAPKPANILPTAFRLNGELFVENIGSPQELIDEQPSQLYLAEQSDAANWLKRTEFSADSYKNKRGHSLIVAGSPDYSGAAVLAANAAMRSGAGMVTLASPADAKAEIASRLLPEVILTTVDPDEFAAHIERSDAVAVGCGLDTEDAAVGEIICGLIENRTKPTIVDASALTMLSPASAKLPPADAGGPDLILTPHEGEFLRLLGTDDRDEIRDRVSAVRDFASKNGVILVLKGERVLIGSPDGRVVVNPTGNSGLGKAGNGDTLAGIVAGFVAQAVRMKIDIFETIIAAVYIAGMAGDVAEKKFGKRVMTASDVRECLVDVFAQFE; the protein is encoded by the coding sequence ATGCAGAAAGTGCTGACAGCGGCAGAGATGCGCGAGGCCGATCGGCTGACGACCGAACGCTACGGCATCCCGTCCATCATCCTGATGGAAAACGCCGCCCACGCCGTCGCACGCGTAATCACCGACAAGCTCTGCGGCTCGGTGGAAGGGAGATCGATCCTTGTGCTCTGCGGCAAAGGCAACAACGGCGGCGATGGCTTTGCACTTTCGAGGATCCTTTGGAATCAAGGGGCAAACGTTACGGTCTGCATGATGTTTCCGGATGACGAGGTTCGCGGTGATGCAGCGGAGAATCTGCGCTTGCTACGAAGGCTGCACGAAAACCGATCCGAGCCGTTCGTCCCGACCGTCTGCTTTGCAGAGGTCGGAACCCATCGCGCATTCTTTGACAGGCTAGATCCTTTTCTTGGCCCGGACGTGGTCGTCGATGCGGTCTTCGGCACCGGATTAACGCGGCCGCTGGAAGGCGAGCTGGCGGTGCTCGCGAAACAATACAAGAACCTCTTGACCGATGAAGATCGTCCGCTGTTTGTTTCCATCGACATTCCAAGCGGCTTGGATTCTGATTCGTCTGAACCGATCGGCGAAAGCTTTGCCGCCGATGTGACCGTCTCGTTCACTGCTCCAAAACCTGCGAATATCCTGCCGACGGCGTTCCGCCTAAATGGTGAGCTTTTTGTTGAAAATATCGGTTCCCCGCAAGAACTAATTGATGAGCAGCCATCGCAGCTTTATTTGGCGGAACAAAGCGACGCGGCGAATTGGCTCAAGCGGACGGAGTTCTCCGCGGATTCATACAAGAACAAACGCGGACATTCGCTGATCGTTGCGGGGTCGCCGGATTATTCGGGTGCGGCTGTTTTGGCGGCGAATGCGGCGATGCGGTCGGGAGCCGGAATGGTAACACTCGCGTCTCCCGCGGATGCCAAGGCTGAGATCGCATCGCGGCTGCTGCCGGAGGTGATATTGACGACGGTCGACCCGGACGAATTTGCGGCGCATATCGAGCGTTCGGATGCGGTCGCGGTCGGCTGCGGTTTGGACACTGAAGATGCGGCGGTCGGTGAGATCATCTGCGGGTTGATCGAAAATAGGACAAAGCCGACGATAGTTGATGCGAGTGCGCTGACTATGTTGTCGCCCGCGTCGGCAAAATTGCCGCCCGCTGACGCAGGCGGTCCTGACCTGATCCTGACGCCGCATGAGGGTGAGTTCCTACGGCTGCTCGGGACAGATGATAGAGACGAGATAAGGGATCGGGTGTCAGCGGTGCGCGACTTTGCGAGCAAAAACGGTGTGATACTCGTTTTGAAAGGCGAGCGTGTTCTGATCGGCTCGCCGGATGGACGAGTCGTAGTCAATCCGACAGGGAATTCAGGCCTTGGAAAGGCGGGGAACGGCGATACGCTTGCAGGAATAGTGGCCGGATTTGTTGCTCAGGCGGTGAGAATGAAAATAGATATATTCGAAACGATAATCGCGGCGGTTTACATCGCAGGAATGGCCGGTGACGTCGCGGAAAAGAAATTCGGCAAACGCGTGATGACAGCGTCCGACGTTCGCGAATGCCTTGTTGATGTATTTGCACAATTCGAATGA
- a CDS encoding BrxA/BrxB family bacilliredoxin, whose protein sequence is MPYPEMMIHGMRQELVQLGVEETRTPEQVDEAVKNTDGTLMVVVNSVCGCAAGGVRPGIAMALQQANAKPSRCVTVFAGADIDATEKAREYFTGYAPSSPAIALLKDGQLVKMFERRDLEGRMPATVAESLVAAFNEHCSNADAAAN, encoded by the coding sequence ATGCCTTATCCGGAAATGATGATACACGGGATGCGACAGGAGCTTGTTCAGCTCGGAGTTGAGGAGACTCGCACACCGGAACAAGTAGATGAAGCGGTGAAGAACACCGATGGCACGCTGATGGTCGTGGTAAATTCGGTCTGCGGCTGCGCCGCGGGCGGTGTTCGCCCCGGCATCGCGATGGCCCTGCAGCAGGCAAATGCTAAGCCGAGCCGATGCGTAACGGTATTCGCGGGCGCCGATATCGACGCCACCGAAAAAGCTCGCGAATATTTCACGGGCTATGCTCCGTCTTCGCCGGCGATCGCATTGTTGAAGGACGGCCAGCTTGTCAAGATGTTTGAACGCCGCGACCTCGAAGGCCGTATGCCCGCAACGGTCGCAGAATCGCTCGTTGCGGCTTTCAATGAGCATTGTTCGAACGCGGACGCAGCGGCGAACTAA
- a CDS encoding TRAM domain-containing protein, which translates to MKVDVLILRIAFVGLLVLLGYLLNPFERTHRFGMEAITNDETRRILSAILGFVVGMLIIGFEMRVRRASLKTLIGAAVGSILGIVGAFLIGVLISIQKEAAVSAEMQTFLTIALAFFMGYVGLMVGAAKGDYIDLSALGGVFSDKNLKRDYKLLDTSVIIDGRIADVAETGFLGGSIIIPNFILTELQQVADSADSSKRQRGRRGLDMLQRLRNNTKLDIQIVETDFPAVKEVDLKLIELGQQLDAVIVTNDFNLNKVAQLRGVDVLNINELANALKPVVLPGEAMRVYILKEGKEFNQGVAYLDDGTMVVVDDARRLIGKTADIAVTSVLQTTAGKMIFGKLWEDKEEANGNTESTFSIHDSRSVGFRRATRELRQATIIEEID; encoded by the coding sequence ATGAAGGTTGATGTTCTCATACTTCGGATAGCATTTGTCGGGCTGCTGGTTCTGCTCGGCTATTTGCTCAATCCGTTCGAGCGGACGCATCGTTTCGGGATGGAGGCGATCACGAACGATGAGACGCGGAGGATCCTTTCTGCAATACTCGGTTTCGTCGTCGGAATGCTGATCATAGGCTTTGAGATGCGTGTTCGCCGTGCGAGCCTCAAGACGCTGATCGGAGCCGCGGTCGGCTCCATTCTCGGTATCGTCGGGGCGTTTTTGATCGGCGTTTTGATCTCAATTCAAAAGGAAGCTGCCGTTTCTGCTGAGATGCAGACGTTCTTGACCATCGCTCTGGCTTTTTTCATGGGCTACGTCGGGCTGATGGTCGGTGCCGCAAAAGGCGACTATATCGACCTTTCGGCTCTCGGCGGTGTTTTCAGTGACAAGAATCTAAAACGCGACTACAAGCTGCTTGATACCTCGGTCATTATCGACGGCCGCATAGCCGATGTCGCGGAAACAGGATTTTTGGGCGGTTCGATAATAATCCCGAATTTCATCCTGACTGAACTTCAGCAGGTCGCTGATTCTGCCGATTCCTCAAAACGCCAACGCGGCCGACGCGGTCTCGATATGCTGCAGCGGCTCCGGAATAACACCAAACTCGATATTCAGATCGTTGAGACAGACTTTCCGGCGGTTAAAGAGGTCGATCTAAAGCTTATCGAACTCGGTCAGCAGCTTGACGCCGTTATTGTTACCAATGATTTCAATCTGAACAAGGTAGCCCAGCTTCGCGGTGTCGATGTTCTCAATATCAACGAACTCGCCAATGCATTGAAACCGGTCGTTCTGCCCGGCGAGGCGATGCGGGTCTATATCTTGAAAGAGGGAAAGGAATTCAACCAAGGCGTGGCTTATCTGGACGACGGAACGATGGTCGTGGTTGACGACGCTCGCCGTTTGATCGGAAAAACTGCCGATATCGCCGTAACCAGCGTGCTCCAGACGACCGCGGGCAAGATGATCTTCGGCAAGCTGTGGGAAGACAAAGAGGAAGCGAACGGCAATACCGAATCCACATTTTCCATTCATGATTCCCGCTCTGTCGGCTTTCGGCGGGCGACGCGGGAACTCCGGCAGGCAACGATCATCGAAGAGATCGATTAG
- the ispD gene encoding 2-C-methyl-D-erythritol 4-phosphate cytidylyltransferase, with the protein MNSAIIVAAGSGQRFGSEIPKQFVPILGKPLIARTLERFTECDAIDEIVLVLSEDGERVFAEMPLDLPGLKIVHGGETRARSVRNGLDAVDAASRVVAVHDGARPLVTVDEIAKTVRAAERTGAACLVAAVSDTIKSIRGNEITATLNRTQLRRALTPQAFHVEVLRKAFENIELDDRVTDECYLVEKLGHPITIVEGSSRNIKVTHPEDILFAEAVLTSGTI; encoded by the coding sequence ATGAATTCTGCGATCATCGTCGCCGCAGGCTCAGGCCAAAGATTCGGCTCAGAAATACCAAAACAGTTCGTCCCGATCCTCGGAAAACCATTGATAGCGCGCACGTTAGAGCGTTTCACAGAATGTGATGCGATCGATGAGATCGTGCTTGTGCTTTCGGAAGACGGCGAACGGGTTTTTGCCGAAATGCCGTTGGATCTTCCGGGCTTAAAGATCGTCCACGGCGGCGAAACCCGTGCTCGATCAGTTCGAAATGGCCTGGACGCCGTCGACGCGGCATCTCGGGTCGTTGCAGTTCACGACGGAGCACGCCCTTTGGTAACGGTTGACGAGATCGCAAAAACGGTAAGGGCCGCAGAGCGAACCGGGGCAGCATGCCTCGTCGCGGCCGTGTCCGATACGATAAAATCGATCCGCGGCAACGAGATAACAGCGACTTTGAACAGGACGCAGCTTCGTAGGGCGCTTACGCCGCAGGCTTTTCACGTTGAGGTATTGCGAAAAGCGTTTGAGAACATCGAACTCGATGATCGTGTTACCGACGAATGCTATCTGGTCGAAAAGCTCGGCCATCCGATCACGATAGTCGAAGGCAGTTCGCGGAATATCAAGGTCACGCATCCTGAGGACATTCTCTTTGCCGAGGCTGTCCTCACTTCAGGCACAATATGA